Proteins encoded within one genomic window of Leptospira stimsonii:
- a CDS encoding cyclic nucleotide-binding domain-containing protein — MAFDSSVPQQQAQAPAGTLLFPEGSPANTLNVLHSGTVRYLTEIPGGRKLELFKLNGANLTPGSVALFTSGRYPFHLQAEEACVISTYAMNSQTIAKSIGSRVSLGMMVARTLLREVTELFKKANQIRKITSEIEKVNDNLSILYYQFNPSVFPDIKPGSPIPEVSADVVDPVMRLCRENLKLFFDNGGLLPDRPSPQFLEEEHESQLTRLYPEEIDFQDGEFSFIRKLVLQDAKILNALFTADPSMLTYVCIKLANVLDQISGILKTCLTDLDDAFRLFFVGENSLVEKFYLILDITSSGYGTAPAEFVIPVLGAVAGKIEKYKNGHHALFGVPVTGISPNAGAFQTKAGALAKKMEESAPKTAAPTSSAITAGVDVEAIRKELDNSASVIIQFSGLDAERVKEFSALMVKVKSLKNPLDPEGDIRKVRRTLGRHYWDMYQACFMKYMNMNRNVPKAVDLMLKYGFFDETMVDDSQIAFMYTHKDALNSVSDIPISIGTEWLERIYKREIPTSLDEMGQNFFEKVKMENRTINIKKESEIPPELDNPDTRLKFEFASLYEANVRLTSGSPATHFPILTKFHSQMAIDKSYVSKKILTDVIHDLMAIDYSVFHREVIYNNNELGITKEFIQRCVIPDFILVPSIGTKVMMWQDLSVHRGAGSKESPGRIVVPIFSQGDLKTMISDALAAFRWELTKSILGAEWNNVGNPSITADYTDYIQFFKKNKDLSIEIKEKLAGDFKRFRNDRDIFANDYQLWIKYESDGVQRLNKVVRSIFYRHIPFSRPIREKVAKTPAFGEIHNRFINIRNRKYTELENRYKKYLNALGSLPDPLRENLEFYRV; from the coding sequence ATGGCATTTGATTCCTCAGTTCCACAACAACAAGCCCAGGCTCCCGCAGGAACTCTCCTGTTTCCGGAGGGTTCTCCCGCAAATACTCTAAACGTGCTTCACAGTGGAACGGTTCGTTATCTGACCGAAATCCCTGGCGGAAGAAAATTAGAACTTTTCAAACTCAACGGCGCGAATCTCACACCGGGTTCCGTTGCCCTTTTTACAAGCGGTAGATATCCCTTTCATCTCCAAGCGGAAGAAGCCTGTGTCATCTCTACGTATGCGATGAATTCTCAAACCATCGCGAAGAGCATCGGCTCCCGAGTTTCTTTAGGAATGATGGTGGCAAGAACCCTTCTTAGGGAAGTCACTGAGCTTTTTAAAAAGGCGAATCAAATCCGAAAGATCACCTCTGAAATCGAGAAGGTGAACGATAACCTCTCCATTCTCTATTATCAATTCAATCCGAGCGTTTTCCCGGATATCAAACCCGGTTCTCCGATTCCGGAAGTTTCGGCGGACGTCGTGGACCCTGTGATGCGTCTTTGCCGGGAGAATCTGAAATTATTTTTTGACAACGGTGGTCTTCTTCCAGATAGGCCGAGCCCGCAATTCTTAGAAGAAGAACACGAATCCCAGCTCACAAGACTTTATCCCGAAGAAATCGATTTTCAAGACGGAGAATTCAGTTTTATCCGAAAACTCGTCCTCCAAGACGCTAAGATTCTAAACGCACTTTTCACGGCGGATCCTTCGATGCTAACCTACGTTTGTATCAAACTCGCGAACGTTCTAGATCAAATTTCCGGAATTCTCAAAACCTGTCTCACGGATTTGGACGATGCATTTCGGCTCTTCTTCGTGGGAGAAAACAGCCTCGTAGAAAAATTCTATCTCATCCTGGACATCACTTCTTCCGGTTACGGAACCGCTCCCGCAGAATTCGTAATCCCCGTTCTCGGAGCCGTCGCGGGAAAAATTGAAAAGTATAAAAATGGTCATCATGCACTTTTCGGCGTTCCCGTCACAGGAATTTCGCCTAACGCAGGTGCGTTTCAGACAAAGGCGGGCGCGCTGGCGAAAAAGATGGAAGAGAGCGCTCCTAAAACCGCGGCCCCTACTTCTTCAGCGATAACGGCGGGTGTCGACGTGGAAGCGATCCGCAAAGAACTAGACAACTCCGCGTCCGTCATCATTCAATTCTCCGGCCTCGATGCGGAAAGAGTCAAAGAATTCTCCGCCCTGATGGTGAAAGTAAAAAGTTTAAAGAACCCACTCGATCCGGAAGGAGACATCCGAAAGGTTCGGAGAACTTTAGGAAGACACTATTGGGATATGTATCAGGCCTGCTTTATGAAATACATGAATATGAATCGGAACGTCCCCAAAGCCGTCGATCTCATGTTAAAATACGGTTTCTTCGACGAGACGATGGTGGACGATTCTCAAATCGCCTTCATGTACACTCACAAAGACGCCTTAAATTCCGTTTCGGATATTCCGATTTCCATAGGTACGGAATGGTTGGAAAGAATTTATAAGAGAGAGATCCCGACATCTTTGGATGAGATGGGACAAAACTTTTTCGAAAAAGTGAAGATGGAAAACCGAACCATCAACATCAAAAAAGAATCCGAAATCCCTCCGGAGCTCGATAATCCGGACACAAGATTGAAGTTTGAATTTGCGTCTCTTTACGAGGCAAACGTTAGACTTACCTCGGGAAGCCCTGCGACTCACTTCCCGATTCTAACGAAATTCCACAGCCAGATGGCGATCGATAAGTCCTATGTTTCTAAAAAAATTCTTACCGACGTGATTCACGATCTGATGGCGATCGATTACTCGGTTTTTCATAGGGAAGTCATCTACAATAACAACGAGTTAGGAATCACAAAAGAATTTATTCAGAGATGTGTGATTCCCGATTTTATCTTAGTTCCATCGATCGGAACAAAGGTTATGATGTGGCAGGATCTTTCGGTGCATAGAGGTGCCGGCTCCAAGGAAAGCCCGGGAAGAATCGTCGTTCCGATTTTTTCCCAAGGCGATTTGAAGACGATGATCTCCGATGCGCTCGCGGCTTTCCGTTGGGAACTCACTAAATCGATTCTCGGCGCGGAATGGAACAACGTAGGAAACCCTTCGATCACGGCAGACTACACTGATTACATTCAATTCTTTAAGAAGAATAAGGACCTTTCAATCGAAATCAAAGAGAAACTTGCTGGAGATTTTAAACGTTTTCGAAACGACAGGGATATCTTTGCGAACGATTATCAGCTTTGGATCAAATACGAATCGGACGGGGTCCAGAGACTCAATAAGGTTGTAAGAAGTATTTTTTACCGCCACATTCCTTTCAGCAGGCCGATTCGAGAAAAAGTCGCGAAAACACCGGCCTTTGGAGAAATTCACAACCGCTTTATCAATATTCGAAATCGTAAATATACCGAATTGGAAAACCGTTATAAAAAATATCTCAACGCGTTAGGCTCCCTTCCCGATCCTTTACGTGAGAATCTAGAATTCTACCGCGTTTAA
- a CDS encoding DUF1343 domain-containing protein: protein MNKIEKLLRVSRIGMITNQSAFGLGGEYHFETVHKRYDLKKIFLPEHGLFAELQDQVSGSHLRYNLEGVEFINLYGDTESSLVPSSFSLEGLDLVIIDIRDTGARYYTFLTTAYYFLEEIAKWNNSGKEEISVLVLDSPNPAGRRIEGTPLQEEFESFVGVRSVLHRHGLTPGELLTYYKEEFSLNLKMRVVKEGWYSKEDSEFLWIPPSPNIPFISTCYVYSGQCLLEGTNLSEGRGTTRPFETFGAPYIDEGNERVRRELENFQKESFVLRPLKFIPTFHKHKDEICGGYQILLKKPEKFHSLFFSLKLIRLLREEYPKRFAFRDGAYEFRSDRPAIELLVGDRFLLDYLNGEHSDLIVFEYLKEEEFAWKKKCKRILEGRVLL, encoded by the coding sequence ATGAATAAAATCGAAAAGCTACTTCGTGTTTCCAGAATCGGAATGATCACCAATCAAAGCGCCTTCGGACTTGGTGGAGAATATCACTTTGAGACGGTTCACAAACGTTATGATCTTAAGAAAATCTTCTTACCGGAACACGGACTTTTCGCCGAACTTCAGGATCAAGTTTCAGGTTCTCATCTCAGATACAATTTAGAGGGTGTGGAATTCATTAACCTCTACGGAGATACGGAATCCAGTCTGGTTCCGAGTAGTTTTTCCTTGGAAGGTTTGGATCTTGTCATCATCGACATTCGAGATACGGGGGCGCGCTATTACACATTCTTGACGACCGCTTACTATTTTTTGGAAGAAATCGCGAAATGGAACAACTCTGGGAAAGAAGAAATTTCCGTTCTGGTTTTGGATTCTCCAAATCCGGCGGGAAGAAGAATCGAAGGAACTCCTCTTCAAGAAGAATTCGAATCTTTCGTAGGAGTAAGAAGTGTATTACATAGACACGGACTTACGCCCGGAGAACTGCTTACCTATTATAAGGAAGAATTTTCTCTGAATCTAAAGATGAGAGTCGTCAAAGAAGGTTGGTATTCAAAAGAGGATTCCGAATTCTTATGGATTCCTCCTTCTCCGAATATCCCATTTATTTCCACGTGTTATGTTTATTCCGGTCAGTGTCTTTTGGAAGGGACCAATCTTTCCGAAGGGAGAGGAACGACTCGTCCGTTTGAAACGTTCGGGGCCCCTTACATCGATGAGGGAAACGAAAGGGTCAGAAGGGAATTGGAGAATTTTCAAAAAGAAAGTTTCGTCCTTCGACCTTTGAAATTCATACCGACATTTCATAAGCACAAGGATGAAATTTGCGGAGGTTATCAGATTCTTTTAAAAAAACCGGAGAAGTTCCACAGCTTATTTTTTTCTCTGAAATTGATTCGATTGTTGAGAGAAGAATATCCAAAACGGTTCGCCTTTCGTGACGGTGCTTACGAATTTCGCTCCGACCGTCCCGCGATCGAATTGTTGGTGGGAGATCGTTTTCTTTTGGATTATCTCAACGGGGAACATTCGGATTTAATTGTATTCGAATATTTGAAAGAAGAAGAATTTGCTTGGAAGAAAAAGTGCAAGCGGATTTTGGAAGGACGGGTTTTGCTTTGA
- a CDS encoding CARDB domain protein codes for MKIFQNKLGRGSVILTLIWFFFSCGNGKEDGDTSSLLLLLLKSGTHADGTVTSEFSGGPLSSESNSVSQNGSDLIIVNPFLTTYVDDTDKSKCEVYFAFKVKNIGNETLKLRPSHLIFANYTANLKQSQVGSFTLKNLAPGEIQDVAFLLNFPIHNIEDENKEFKIRGSLIVGGNELRTDNNFISLSTMDCAQEIKAGPADLLVSVSGVTNVLPGEDLSQNLSVKVVNIGNAVAKGSNPSQEGYMVDLILSKDTDVPEGYAPYSPVYKEDALLSGGRISNTPNLTPGAHAWVSEGSVWIPKDIPFGKYFLCARIDPGSKVQEAMKGNNTSCTQINVGSIDKADLIIPRASIYPSGMKCSAGKPILFVTAEVKNIGKVSSSEALHVGLLNALDTNGEVWGAGSGVWGNGIGLEAIQPEQTVTVTFPIYYLAKDPLYMEGAHSFDLRVNRGNWIQESDASNNGYKNLLKISIPEGYCKNHPG; via the coding sequence ATGAAAATCTTTCAAAATAAACTAGGAAGGGGTTCGGTAATCCTGACACTAATTTGGTTTTTCTTTAGTTGCGGGAATGGGAAAGAAGATGGAGATACATCTTCTCTACTTCTTTTGCTTTTAAAATCAGGCACCCATGCCGACGGTACCGTCACTTCTGAATTTTCAGGCGGCCCTCTTTCATCGGAATCGAATTCAGTGTCGCAAAATGGTTCGGATTTAATTATCGTAAATCCGTTTCTAACGACTTATGTAGACGATACTGATAAAAGTAAGTGTGAAGTTTATTTTGCATTTAAGGTAAAGAATATCGGAAACGAAACCTTGAAACTACGGCCATCCCATTTGATTTTTGCAAATTACACGGCCAATTTGAAACAATCGCAAGTTGGTTCTTTTACTTTGAAGAATTTAGCTCCTGGTGAAATCCAAGATGTTGCTTTTCTTCTGAATTTTCCTATTCATAATATCGAAGATGAAAACAAAGAGTTTAAAATTCGGGGTTCCTTGATTGTAGGTGGAAATGAATTGAGAACCGATAATAATTTTATTTCGCTTTCGACCATGGACTGTGCTCAGGAAATAAAAGCCGGACCGGCGGATCTACTCGTATCAGTGAGCGGAGTAACGAATGTTCTTCCCGGTGAGGATTTGAGTCAAAATTTGAGTGTTAAGGTTGTGAATATCGGAAACGCCGTCGCTAAGGGAAGCAATCCGAGCCAGGAAGGTTATATGGTCGATCTAATTCTATCGAAAGACACCGATGTCCCAGAAGGATATGCACCATATTCACCTGTCTATAAGGAGGACGCGTTGTTGAGCGGTGGAAGAATCAGCAACACTCCGAATCTAACGCCGGGAGCCCACGCGTGGGTAAGCGAAGGAAGTGTTTGGATTCCGAAAGATATTCCCTTCGGAAAATATTTCCTTTGTGCAAGGATTGATCCGGGTTCTAAGGTCCAAGAAGCGATGAAAGGCAACAACACTTCCTGTACTCAGATCAATGTAGGTTCGATAGACAAAGCGGACTTAATCATTCCACGCGCTTCCATCTATCCGAGCGGAATGAAGTGTAGTGCAGGCAAGCCAATCCTTTTCGTCACGGCAGAAGTGAAAAATATCGGTAAAGTTTCCAGTTCCGAAGCCTTGCACGTTGGTCTTCTAAATGCGCTCGATACAAACGGTGAAGTTTGGGGGGCGGGGAGCGGTGTTTGGGGGAATGGTATCGGACTCGAAGCGATCCAACCCGAACAAACCGTTACGGTGACTTTTCCGATCTACTATTTAGCAAAAGATCCTTTGTATATGGAAGGGGCTCATTCCTTCGATTTACGAGTCAATCGTGGAAATTGGATTCAAGAGTCCGATGCGAGTAACAACGGATATAAGAATTTATTGAAAATTTCAATTCCGGAAGGATATTGTAAAAACCATCCGGGTTGA
- a CDS encoding VOC family protein, with protein MGFEILGLDHVQIAIPKGGEELSKKFFVDILSFNEIEKPENLKRKGGAWFQCGANQIHVGTTNSFIPAKKAHPAILVRNLYEFKKYLESHGLSTREEDPLPGAVRFYLDDPFGNRLEFLEWL; from the coding sequence ATGGGTTTTGAAATTCTCGGATTGGATCACGTTCAAATCGCAATCCCCAAGGGTGGTGAAGAACTTTCTAAAAAGTTCTTCGTAGATATTCTTTCATTTAATGAAATTGAAAAACCGGAAAATTTAAAACGAAAAGGAGGAGCTTGGTTCCAGTGCGGAGCAAATCAGATACACGTTGGGACGACGAATTCTTTTATTCCAGCAAAGAAAGCGCATCCGGCGATTCTCGTACGCAATCTTTACGAATTTAAAAAATATCTCGAATCTCACGGTCTATCCACTCGAGAAGAGGATCCTCTTCCGGGCGCTGTTCGCTTTTATCTGGACGATCCGTTCGGAAACCGTCTTGAATTTTTAGAATGGTTGTAA
- a CDS encoding NAD(P)H-hydrate epimerase, with protein sequence MEIMFSEYSESLFDDQESRDLDRRTIENTGISGSHLMGFAALSVYQRYRKRILKSDSVFILCGNGNNGGDGLALAFFLLQEGKESKVFLKEGLLSEESSYYKNLLLRSGGKILNLESDPLLFEGENVFIVDALLGTGFQPPIREPYESVFEKIKEQKRRSPKRTFVLSLDVVSGFSEESILPFQVDALAEIGMKKWRNRFLPSEIGKSFHRIGFPTSQKKDFDPDVKIKKTLWKRIPDSSLKEVLKREENSHKYKNGSLLLIGGSQGMSGAALSSLFAFHELGGGISLLLSPSEKTIRSVLKKDPSLMVDKIGEASEILSRSFVKKASVFLFGPGLKPEECPVVDLPKDKYCVLDAGALKVYGEKILHEKVILTPHTGELETLLNGKIRNVKDGISRTSEYARSTNVHVLWKRHSSFLICPNGDLFFWERTEPKLAVMGTGDLLAGILAFFLARNFSIPAATQLSFSLLTNAAERSKGFPTASGIRKLLQKGEK encoded by the coding sequence ATGGAAATAATGTTTTCCGAATATTCAGAATCCCTGTTTGACGATCAAGAAAGCAGGGATCTGGATCGGAGAACGATTGAAAATACCGGAATTTCCGGCTCTCATCTCATGGGCTTCGCGGCCCTTTCCGTCTACCAAAGGTATCGAAAAAGAATTCTAAAATCCGATTCCGTTTTTATCCTTTGCGGGAATGGAAACAACGGAGGAGACGGGCTCGCCCTCGCCTTTTTTCTACTCCAGGAAGGAAAAGAATCCAAAGTCTTTTTAAAAGAAGGTCTTCTTTCGGAGGAATCTTCTTATTATAAAAATCTGTTGTTACGTTCCGGAGGAAAAATTCTAAATTTAGAATCCGATCCTCTTTTGTTCGAAGGGGAAAACGTTTTTATCGTGGACGCTCTTTTGGGAACGGGGTTTCAACCTCCGATTCGCGAACCATACGAATCTGTATTCGAGAAGATAAAAGAACAAAAAAGAAGAAGTCCGAAGAGAACCTTCGTCCTTAGCCTCGACGTCGTTTCCGGTTTTTCGGAAGAATCCATTCTTCCCTTCCAAGTCGACGCGTTAGCCGAAATCGGAATGAAAAAGTGGAGGAATCGTTTTTTACCGAGCGAGATCGGAAAATCATTCCATAGAATCGGATTTCCAACCTCGCAAAAAAAAGATTTCGATCCGGATGTTAAGATTAAAAAAACTCTTTGGAAAAGGATTCCGGATTCTTCCTTGAAAGAAGTTCTAAAAAGGGAAGAAAATTCGCATAAATATAAAAACGGATCTTTACTTCTGATCGGTGGTTCCCAGGGAATGTCGGGAGCGGCGCTTTCTTCGCTGTTCGCATTTCACGAGTTAGGCGGAGGAATTTCCCTTCTCTTAAGCCCTTCGGAAAAAACGATTCGTTCCGTTTTAAAAAAAGATCCGTCCTTGATGGTTGACAAGATCGGAGAAGCTTCCGAAATTCTCTCGAGGTCCTTTGTCAAAAAGGCTTCGGTTTTTTTATTCGGTCCCGGACTCAAACCGGAAGAATGTCCCGTTGTGGATTTACCGAAGGATAAATATTGCGTTTTGGACGCGGGAGCGCTCAAAGTTTACGGAGAAAAAATACTTCACGAAAAAGTTATACTAACGCCGCATACGGGAGAATTGGAAACTCTTCTAAACGGAAAAATTCGGAACGTGAAAGACGGAATCTCGCGCACGAGTGAATACGCAAGATCGACTAACGTTCACGTCCTCTGGAAAAGACATTCTTCTTTTTTAATATGTCCGAATGGTGATTTGTTTTTCTGGGAAAGGACGGAGCCGAAATTAGCGGTAATGGGAACCGGCGATCTTTTGGCGGGAATTTTGGCTTTTTTTCTTGCGAGAAATTTTTCCATTCCGGCCGCGACACAACTTTCTTTTTCCTTATTGACGAACGCCGCGGAAAGATCAAAGGGTTTTCCTACAGCTTCGGGCATTCGAAAACTTCTACAAAAAGGAGAAAAATAA
- a CDS encoding LIC_12708 family protein — protein sequence MRNLNPISRIRSYQRRISILSFGILSFLVLIVSCTRFKVDNYNSYLYGRIKLGNTLADVQAKILNGVPTNLPQTLPVVGGKIYVPDFEQSLLKVFSTDGELKFILGTLKEKVGDKYKIIPAKIGKIGLVAVNGDEEIYLQSRTGKEEQPKVDPATEDIFLKKSGSFDTEYREATPSTILHFSDAGKLLNTISVEGNTGNTPFGYIERMETGEDDLLFVFHRSNGEMKLSVYDKGALVRSIGASNFSNVISDSDSTQVRLETILPHLEGKYAVASFSIFDKKNSRFKSRKIFKYDFETKSATLIKEIQDPSESLYWILKDNNFFLWETETEEESSIRLQVHDDEGNHVNNIRLNYLPPRGLWRETWMDLNDEIYSARIKSGYLEIHKWK from the coding sequence ATGAGAAATCTCAATCCAATCTCCCGCATTCGCTCGTATCAAAGAAGAATTTCGATTCTTTCTTTTGGAATTCTTTCCTTCCTCGTTTTGATCGTAAGCTGTACTCGATTCAAAGTGGACAATTACAATTCTTATCTTTATGGAAGAATCAAACTAGGCAATACTCTCGCCGACGTTCAGGCAAAAATTTTGAACGGAGTTCCAACCAATCTTCCGCAGACGTTGCCTGTCGTTGGTGGAAAGATCTACGTTCCCGATTTCGAACAATCCTTGTTAAAGGTATTCTCCACCGATGGGGAATTAAAATTCATATTAGGAACTTTGAAGGAAAAAGTCGGAGACAAATACAAAATCATTCCAGCAAAAATCGGAAAGATAGGACTTGTTGCGGTCAACGGTGACGAAGAAATCTATCTTCAATCAAGAACCGGAAAGGAAGAACAACCCAAAGTGGATCCTGCAACGGAAGATATTTTTTTAAAGAAGAGCGGCTCGTTTGATACGGAATACAGAGAAGCAACCCCGTCCACTATTCTCCATTTTTCGGACGCTGGAAAATTATTGAATACGATCTCTGTGGAAGGAAACACCGGAAACACTCCTTTCGGCTATATAGAAAGAATGGAAACGGGAGAGGACGATCTTCTTTTTGTCTTTCACAGATCGAACGGCGAGATGAAACTTTCCGTATATGACAAAGGAGCGCTTGTACGATCGATCGGCGCTTCCAATTTTTCGAACGTAATCTCGGATTCGGATTCCACACAAGTTCGACTGGAGACGATCCTTCCCCATCTGGAAGGTAAATACGCGGTCGCTTCGTTTAGCATTTTTGATAAGAAGAATTCCCGCTTTAAGTCGAGAAAGATATTCAAGTATGATTTTGAAACGAAGTCAGCGACTCTGATCAAGGAAATACAGGACCCTTCCGAATCCTTGTATTGGATTTTAAAGGACAACAACTTCTTTCTCTGGGAAACAGAAACCGAAGAGGAAAGTTCGATCCGTCTTCAAGTGCACGACGACGAAGGAAATCACGTAAACAACATTCGACTGAACTACCTTCCTCCAAGGGGACTTTGGAGAGAAACCTGGATGGATTTGAACGACGAGATCTACTCCGCAAGAATCAAATCCGGATATCTGGAAATTCATAAATGGAAATAA
- the rimP gene encoding ribosome maturation factor RimP: protein MTVSREEIETILDGALHLPVKLYSLKVNQRPNHSLIEVVLDNLEHPYGSVSLLECEQVSRKLKEELERISPDLDYTLKVSSAGAERKLDLPGDLDRFRGIPVRLVFLSGESENPQEGIFRIMDRVEDQVILEKFQKGKKSAGKKQTTLKLKDILKGNLYVSI, encoded by the coding sequence TTGACAGTAAGCAGGGAAGAAATCGAGACGATTCTGGATGGCGCCTTGCATTTGCCTGTCAAGCTGTACTCATTAAAGGTCAACCAAAGGCCTAACCATTCGTTGATCGAGGTTGTCTTGGACAATCTGGAACATCCGTATGGTTCAGTCAGCCTTCTGGAATGTGAGCAAGTTTCCAGAAAACTGAAAGAAGAGTTAGAACGGATCTCACCGGATCTGGATTATACTCTTAAAGTTTCCTCCGCAGGTGCGGAAAGGAAACTTGACCTTCCGGGGGACCTGGATCGATTCCGGGGAATACCGGTTCGTCTGGTTTTTCTATCCGGAGAATCAGAGAATCCTCAGGAAGGAATTTTCCGGATAATGGATCGAGTTGAGGATCAGGTGATTCTGGAAAAATTCCAGAAGGGTAAAAAATCTGCCGGAAAAAAGCAGACGACCCTGAAGCTCAAGGATATACTGAAAGGGAATCTCTACGTAAGTATTTGA
- the nusA gene encoding transcription termination factor NusA has product MAVKKTQSEGNLLEAIQQFCADKSLDREAVMGVIRDSLITAYKKKSGLEGLEESEESDTPSPVTVEFASGKDSVVIAIAKKVVEGAASSPLEIGLEEAKAIDPSAEIGSVVSFREKPVELSRIISSQAKQMVFQRLKDMEKELLYNEYKAKEGELTHGYFQRWKKDAMSIDLGKVEGIMPRREQNPGEKYHSGDRLKAIIQRVELRPREPIPVITLSRASADFVRKLFEMEIPEIYDGLVEIINVARQPSIRTKVVVRATRGDIDPVGACVGMKGVRIQSIVRELGNERIDIVEASDDPSEFIANAISPAKPVEVKVDGSGREAMVVVPDDQLSLAIGINGSNVKLASQLAGYKIDIKTVAQYNAELASPEARERLERLFYSPSEESKAQAEQEEEDEGLTPLEDLPGLSARIVGILKSEGIKDLETLIEYSQDDLAKLQGIGHTTAGQILKLLRESVEWVEDN; this is encoded by the coding sequence ATGGCAGTTAAGAAGACACAATCGGAAGGAAATCTGTTGGAAGCAATCCAACAATTTTGTGCGGACAAGTCCCTGGATAGGGAAGCCGTTATGGGAGTCATACGCGATTCTCTTATAACCGCCTATAAGAAAAAGTCCGGACTGGAAGGATTGGAAGAATCCGAAGAATCGGACACACCTTCTCCTGTTACAGTAGAGTTTGCATCCGGCAAAGACAGCGTCGTTATAGCAATAGCAAAAAAAGTAGTGGAAGGAGCCGCGTCTTCTCCACTCGAAATCGGTTTGGAAGAAGCGAAAGCGATTGATCCTTCCGCGGAAATCGGATCCGTCGTTTCCTTTCGTGAAAAACCGGTCGAACTTTCTCGAATCATCTCGAGCCAAGCAAAGCAGATGGTTTTCCAAAGACTCAAAGATATGGAGAAGGAACTTCTCTATAACGAGTATAAGGCGAAAGAAGGGGAACTTACTCACGGATATTTCCAGAGATGGAAAAAAGACGCGATGAGTATCGACCTCGGGAAAGTGGAAGGAATCATGCCTCGCAGGGAGCAAAATCCCGGTGAGAAGTATCACAGCGGGGACAGACTCAAAGCAATCATTCAAAGAGTGGAACTTCGTCCGAGAGAACCGATCCCGGTAATCACTCTTTCGAGAGCTTCCGCCGATTTCGTTCGGAAACTTTTCGAAATGGAGATTCCTGAAATCTACGACGGACTCGTTGAAATCATCAACGTAGCAAGACAACCTTCGATCAGAACAAAGGTTGTAGTGCGAGCGACTCGCGGCGACATCGACCCAGTCGGCGCTTGCGTCGGTATGAAAGGGGTTCGTATCCAATCGATCGTAAGAGAACTTGGAAACGAAAGAATCGACATCGTAGAAGCATCCGATGATCCATCCGAATTTATCGCAAACGCAATTTCTCCCGCAAAACCTGTGGAAGTGAAAGTGGACGGATCCGGAAGAGAGGCGATGGTTGTCGTTCCTGACGATCAACTTTCTCTCGCAATCGGAATCAACGGATCCAACGTGAAGCTCGCTTCTCAGTTGGCCGGTTATAAAATCGATATCAAAACCGTAGCGCAGTACAACGCCGAGCTGGCTTCGCCGGAAGCGAGAGAAAGGTTGGAAAGACTTTTCTATTCTCCATCCGAAGAATCGAAAGCACAAGCGGAACAAGAAGAAGAGGATGAAGGCCTGACTCCTCTCGAAGATCTTCCCGGTCTCTCAGCCCGTATCGTGGGAATTCTGAAGAGTGAAGGAATTAAGGATCTGGAAACCCTGATCGAATACAGTCAAGACGATCTGGCAAAACTGCAAGGAATCGGACATACAACCGCCGGACAGATTCTCAAACTTTTAAGAGAATCCGTAGAATGGGTGGAAGATAACTGA